A single genomic interval of uncultured Desulfobacter sp. harbors:
- a CDS encoding MotA/TolQ/ExbB proton channel family protein produces the protein MDISSIIGVVSGIGFILGTILLGGPIGMFINIPSILIVVGGTIAATMIGFPLGDVIGIVKTAIKVFMFKIEKADDIIANLTEISNKARKGGLLSIEGDIQSASDPYLAQALQMTVDGVKTEDIGQIMEKKMELTKKNLDTGSAIFAAMAAYAPAFGMIGTLIGLVQMLANLDDPSTIGPKMAVAMITTFYGAIMANLFFIPMSDKLKGRTEEEITNMNIVYEGILSIREGEHPKLMEDKLKVYLGDGAKDEKQ, from the coding sequence ATGGATATTTCTTCAATAATCGGTGTTGTTTCCGGGATTGGGTTCATTTTGGGTACCATTCTTTTGGGTGGTCCCATCGGTATGTTCATCAATATCCCCTCTATTCTTATTGTTGTGGGCGGTACCATTGCCGCAACCATGATTGGTTTTCCCTTAGGTGATGTGATCGGCATAGTTAAAACCGCCATTAAGGTGTTTATGTTTAAAATTGAAAAAGCCGATGATATCATTGCCAATCTTACGGAAATATCCAACAAGGCCAGAAAAGGGGGGTTGCTATCCATTGAAGGTGATATTCAGAGCGCTTCGGATCCTTATCTGGCCCAGGCCCTGCAAATGACCGTGGACGGTGTTAAGACCGAAGATATTGGGCAGATCATGGAAAAAAAGATGGAATTGACCAAAAAGAATCTGGATACCGGTTCGGCTATTTTTGCCGCCATGGCGGCCTATGCACCGGCATTCGGCATGATCGGTACGCTGATCGGCCTTGTGCAGATGTTGGCCAATCTGGATGACCCTTCAACCATTGGTCCGAAAATGGCTGTTGCTATGATCACCACATTTTACGGGGCCATTATGGCTAACCTTTTTTTCATTCCCATGAGTGATAAATTAAAAGGGCGTACCGAAGAAGAAATTACTAACATGAATATTGTTTACGAGGGCATTTTATCCATCCGGGAAGGCGAACATCCTAAACTTATGGAAGACAAACTCAAAGTCTATTTGGGGGATGGTGCCAAGGACGAGAAACAGTAA
- a CDS encoding OmpA family protein gives MAENDEDSGSKKQKVVKQEIINVTEGAPAWMATFADLVTLLMCFFVLLFAMSTTQQETYKELVKSLRSALGSQAVPEAGTREGLIMRPVPTEKTEDSQSVDELGGMIEREMDDIVSEIRELVLFNKLGGEVSVTKTEAGVVITMSDLLLFSAGGTQLSSKGLEILEKVATVLSRLAYHVKIRGHTDSEPITSATYPSNWELSSARASTVARLLVANGVSPFYISAEGYAQYHPVATNDTAKGRARNRRVEIVYERDNIARQFKDMYKKN, from the coding sequence ATGGCTGAAAACGACGAAGATTCAGGTAGCAAAAAACAAAAGGTCGTTAAGCAAGAAATTATCAATGTCACCGAAGGTGCGCCTGCATGGATGGCAACCTTTGCGGATCTGGTAACGCTTCTGATGTGCTTTTTTGTTCTTTTATTCGCCATGAGTACCACTCAGCAGGAAACTTACAAAGAATTGGTCAAATCCCTGAGAAGTGCCCTGGGGTCCCAGGCTGTGCCTGAGGCAGGTACCCGGGAGGGATTGATCATGCGTCCGGTGCCTACGGAAAAAACAGAGGACAGCCAGTCCGTTGATGAGCTTGGCGGCATGATTGAAAGGGAGATGGATGACATTGTTTCTGAAATCAGGGAACTGGTTCTTTTCAATAAACTGGGCGGGGAGGTCAGTGTTACTAAAACCGAGGCCGGTGTGGTCATCACTATGTCCGATTTGCTGCTATTTTCAGCAGGCGGTACCCAGTTATCTTCCAAGGGACTGGAAATACTTGAAAAAGTGGCAACCGTTCTGTCACGGCTTGCCTACCATGTAAAGATCCGGGGGCATACCGATTCCGAGCCCATTACGTCAGCCACGTATCCATCGAACTGGGAACTGTCTTCAGCCAGGGCGTCCACTGTTGCGCGCCTGCTGGTAGCCAACGGGGTGTCGCCTTTTTATATTTCTGCCGAAGGCTATGCCCAGTATCATCCCGTGGCCACCAATGATACGGCCAAGGGCCGGGCGCGGAACCGGCGGGTGGAGATTGTTTATGAGCGTGACAATATCGCCCGCCAGTTCAAAGACATGTATAAGAAAAATTAA
- a CDS encoding Hsp20/alpha crystallin family protein: MDKSQEIVKQDEKNVEKTHELYEATPAVDIYENDNEILLHADMPGVVKENISVDIDNGKLSISGVRKLETEGAATYEEFSDVEYVRSFSIPQTIDVEKVEAELKNGVLKLHLPKSEAAKPRQIEIKTE, from the coding sequence ATGGATAAATCACAAGAAATCGTAAAACAAGACGAAAAAAACGTCGAGAAAACGCATGAATTGTATGAAGCAACTCCAGCCGTAGATATTTATGAAAATGACAATGAAATTCTTCTCCACGCTGACATGCCGGGGGTGGTAAAAGAAAATATCTCAGTTGATATTGATAACGGAAAACTATCAATATCCGGTGTCAGAAAACTTGAAACAGAAGGGGCGGCAACATATGAAGAGTTTTCAGATGTAGAGTATGTCAGAAGTTTTTCCATACCCCAGACCATTGATGTAGAAAAAGTTGAGGCGGAATTGAAAAACGGTGTGTTAAAATTGCACCTGCCTAAGTCTGAAGCGGCAAAACCCAGGCAGATAGAGATAAAAACGGAATAA
- a CDS encoding Hsp20/alpha crystallin family protein, whose product MFTRISDIDRLFGTMNLLQRKLDNLYGNYGKRSGYRWELASAAPRTNLYEHGDNFEIRAEVPGLEKDNLNVKIQGNYLEISGERGSDAPEGYKTHKTERGVGSFSRSFTLPADVDSTKVEATLKDGVLYLTLPKHEAAKPKKISIN is encoded by the coding sequence ATGTTTACAAGGATTAGTGATATAGACAGATTGTTCGGGACCATGAATCTCCTTCAAAGGAAGCTGGACAATCTTTATGGTAACTATGGAAAACGATCCGGTTACAGATGGGAATTAGCATCAGCTGCACCCAGGACAAATCTCTATGAACACGGCGACAATTTTGAAATCAGAGCTGAAGTTCCAGGTCTTGAAAAGGATAACTTGAATGTAAAAATCCAGGGGAATTATCTTGAAATAAGCGGCGAAAGAGGATCAGATGCTCCCGAAGGGTACAAAACCCATAAAACTGAAAGAGGGGTTGGGTCTTTTTCCAGAAGCTTTACACTGCCTGCAGATGTGGATTCAACCAAAGTTGAAGCCACGCTTAAAGACGGTGTGCTTTATCTTACACTTCCCAAGCATGAAGCAGCAAAACCCAAAAAAATAAGCATCAATTAA
- a CDS encoding Hsp20/alpha crystallin family protein: MDIKKIAPWNWFKKENSDNGLSIPVKNDKNTENRYSKHSLSILHDEVDRLFDDFFNGLGLPPSFPRSGTLEEITGGVLKPRLDLSATDEEYTVSVEIPGVSEKDVNIELVHDTLIIRGEKNQKKEETKKNFYRLERSYGSFQRTLSLPEDADRDNIKADFKNGVLNIAIPRMALASGTKSKQIEIKYT, translated from the coding sequence ATGGATATTAAAAAAATAGCACCGTGGAATTGGTTTAAAAAAGAAAACTCAGATAATGGACTTTCTATTCCTGTAAAAAACGATAAAAACACAGAGAACAGGTATTCAAAACACTCATTAAGTATTTTGCACGATGAGGTGGACCGACTTTTTGATGATTTCTTTAACGGTTTGGGCTTGCCTCCATCATTTCCCAGGTCAGGGACGCTCGAAGAAATAACCGGCGGTGTACTGAAACCCAGGCTTGATCTAAGTGCAACCGATGAAGAATACACGGTTTCAGTAGAGATACCCGGCGTCAGTGAAAAAGATGTCAACATTGAGCTTGTTCATGACACACTGATTATTCGGGGAGAGAAAAACCAAAAAAAAGAAGAAACAAAGAAAAACTTTTACCGGCTCGAAAGATCCTACGGGTCATTTCAGCGTACTTTATCGCTGCCGGAAGATGCCGACAGGGACAACATAAAAGCTGATTTTAAAAATGGTGTATTGAACATCGCGATTCCCAGAATGGCGCTTGCTTCTGGAACCAAATCTAAACAGATAGAAATTAAATATACCTAA
- a CDS encoding Hsp20/alpha crystallin family protein: protein MFTRLSDIDRMFGAMDLLRNKMDRLFSDYDRSYLSSPALTLRSNSPRTNLLENGDSFEVQAEVPGISKEDLNIKIQGNYLEISGKRAVDTPEGYKVHRNERGSSTFSRSFTLPNDVDAEKAEASLKDGILYLKLPKSETAKPKKITID from the coding sequence ATGTTTACAAGACTAAGTGACATCGACAGAATGTTCGGGGCCATGGATCTGCTCCGAAACAAAATGGACAGACTTTTCAGTGATTATGACAGGTCATACCTTTCAAGTCCTGCTTTAACACTGAGATCTAATTCACCAAGAACCAACCTGCTGGAGAATGGCGATTCCTTTGAAGTCCAGGCCGAAGTCCCCGGTATCTCAAAAGAAGACCTGAATATCAAAATCCAGGGCAATTATCTTGAAATTAGCGGCAAGCGTGCTGTGGATACCCCGGAGGGTTACAAAGTTCATAGGAATGAAAGAGGCAGCAGCACCTTTTCCCGCAGTTTTACGTTGCCTAACGACGTCGACGCTGAAAAGGCTGAGGCTTCGCTTAAGGACGGTATCCTGTACCTGAAATTACCAAAGTCGGAAACTGCCAAACCAAAAAAAATCACGATTGATTAA
- a CDS encoding DnaJ domain-containing protein, with protein MPKDYYLVLGITSDATLDEIKDAYRRLAKEFHPDRYGDNHSPFLAVQEAYSILSDPIKRQTHDLEILSQKKKLRPKFGERIRSGPRKKVEPLIPEQEQPMDLRTAGLSRSYHAYRPSFDELFDRMPYNFRQKYRPKSECFQNLNAVITLTPEQAFRGGQIKVALPVQLKCPSCAGQGWVGAYECPRCRGEGILSEEYPVMITYPSGISDDHVVQMSLDAYGIRNLNLTVHFRIDEMF; from the coding sequence ATGCCGAAAGATTATTACCTTGTTTTAGGAATTACTTCAGATGCAACACTGGATGAAATTAAAGACGCATACAGACGGCTAGCTAAAGAGTTTCATCCAGACCGTTATGGGGATAACCATTCTCCGTTTCTTGCCGTCCAGGAAGCATATTCCATACTGTCAGATCCAATCAAACGACAGACACATGATCTTGAGATCCTAAGTCAAAAAAAAAAATTAAGGCCCAAGTTTGGGGAACGTATAAGATCCGGCCCAAGAAAAAAAGTTGAACCTCTTATACCTGAACAAGAGCAACCCATGGATTTGAGAACCGCTGGTCTTTCAAGATCTTATCATGCCTATAGACCATCATTTGATGAATTGTTTGACAGGATGCCATACAATTTCAGGCAAAAATATCGACCTAAGAGTGAATGTTTTCAGAATCTTAATGCCGTAATCACATTAACACCTGAACAGGCATTCCGGGGGGGGCAAATTAAGGTGGCGCTGCCGGTACAACTAAAATGTCCATCCTGTGCCGGCCAAGGATGGGTTGGCGCATACGAATGCCCGCGATGTCGTGGTGAAGGTATCCTGTCAGAAGAGTATCCGGTCATGATCACCTACCCGTCAGGTATATCAGACGATCATGTGGTTCAAATGTCGCTGGATGCGTATGGGATTAGAAATCTCAATTTGACGGTGCATTTTCGCATTGATGAAATGTTTTAG
- a CDS encoding YkgJ family cysteine cluster protein: protein MLTPEDIFDCKLCGQCCKGFGGTYVDEKDIRKICDYIQADPDTFVEKYCDMSGSRPVLTLGQDGSCLFFDPQKQCTIHPVKPYMCRAWPFIKALINHPENWDIMANSCPGMKKGAPPEDISRIAAMEKEKLDRAFNR from the coding sequence ATGCTGACACCAGAAGATATTTTTGATTGTAAATTATGCGGCCAGTGCTGCAAAGGATTTGGCGGCACCTATGTGGATGAAAAAGATATCAGAAAAATCTGCGATTATATCCAGGCAGATCCTGACACCTTTGTGGAAAAATATTGTGACATGTCCGGATCAAGACCGGTGCTGACACTGGGACAAGACGGGAGCTGTCTCTTCTTTGATCCCCAAAAGCAGTGCACCATCCATCCGGTCAAACCCTATATGTGCCGGGCCTGGCCCTTCATCAAAGCCCTGATCAACCATCCGGAAAACTGGGATATCATGGCAAACTCCTGCCCAGGTATGAAAAAAGGCGCCCCACCCGAGGATATTTCACGCATCGCTGCCATGGAAAAAGAAAAACTTGATCGGGCTTTCAACCGTTAG
- the recR gene encoding recombination mediator RecR → MNHYPEAIVKLIHSLSTLPGIGKKTAERLALHILHAPDHEATALAADIIELKKSVRLCASCFALTDRETCQICSDPGRDNGVICVVENPTDMAAIEKSGAFSGVYHILGGALSPIDGIGPGDIRLAELFKRARSSQIREIILATRTNVEGEATAAYIRSKLALTKIKITRIASGIPMGGDLQYVDPLTMQKAMEKRYGI, encoded by the coding sequence GTGAACCATTATCCCGAAGCCATTGTTAAACTGATCCATTCACTTTCCACCTTGCCGGGGATAGGAAAGAAAACAGCTGAGCGTTTGGCCCTTCATATTCTTCATGCCCCGGACCATGAAGCTACGGCCTTGGCCGCAGATATCATTGAACTGAAGAAAAGCGTCCGGTTGTGCGCATCCTGCTTTGCACTCACTGACCGGGAAACCTGCCAAATCTGTTCAGACCCCGGCCGGGACAATGGCGTGATCTGCGTGGTGGAAAACCCAACGGATATGGCTGCCATTGAGAAATCAGGCGCCTTTTCAGGCGTATACCACATCCTTGGCGGCGCCCTATCCCCCATTGACGGCATCGGTCCCGGAGACATCCGCCTGGCCGAACTGTTCAAACGGGCCCGGAGCAGCCAAATCAGAGAAATCATCCTGGCCACCCGGACCAATGTGGAAGGTGAAGCCACGGCGGCCTATATCCGGAGCAAGCTGGCTTTGACAAAAATTAAAATCACCCGAATTGCATCGGGCATACCCATGGGCGGGGATCTTCAGTATGTGGATCCCTTGACTATGCAAAAAGCCATGGAAAAACGTTACGGGATTTGA
- a CDS encoding YbaB/EbfC family nucleoid-associated protein, translated as MKNMNSMMKQAQKLQKKMLEAQKDLATKTVEASSGGGMVKVVANGAQKIESIVLEKEVVDPEDVEMLQDLVLAAVNDALKKSQDMVSSEMGKLTGGMNIPGL; from the coding sequence ATGAAAAATATGAATAGCATGATGAAGCAGGCTCAGAAACTACAGAAAAAAATGCTGGAGGCCCAGAAGGATCTGGCCACCAAAACCGTTGAAGCCAGTTCAGGCGGTGGTATGGTAAAAGTGGTGGCCAATGGTGCCCAGAAAATTGAATCCATCGTTCTTGAAAAAGAGGTGGTTGACCCGGAAGACGTTGAAATGCTGCAGGATCTTGTGCTTGCTGCAGTGAATGACGCGTTGAAAAAATCCCAGGATATGGTTTCCTCTGAAATGGGGAAACTGACCGGCGGCATGAATATTCCTGGCCTTTAA
- the dnaX gene encoding DNA polymerase III subunit gamma/tau — MSYQVLALKYRPQTFSEVVGQDHVTTTLTNAISGNRVPHALLLAGPRGTGKTTIARIMAKAMTCQTGPTPSPCNECRICKDIINGHCADVFEIDGASNNSVEQIRELRDNVAYMPSAARYKIYIIDEVHMLSVAAFNALLKTLEEPPDHVLFIFATTEVHKIPATILSRCQRHDLSRIALDKISDHLENLCRKEGYTVEREGLELIALEADGSIRDGLSLLDRILSAGPEKEIDRQMIAQRLRSTDRRILFSISSAVLERNGAQLIDLVSKINDSGMDLKEFYSGIIAQFRNLNIIRLCGKDSPVLNMIETEKLELDQMCKNFSPAYLGMLLDLLLKEESIVRFASHTQTAVEMVLLKMIQIEPETRLDEIITKVDLLARRMENRLDQTGVDSRPSQYDNPAQKSAQPVKQIPNDQPTETAPSAAPRPMPEPVSYEPEREQAPPPDIPTEPPGSPGPDTPVRQGKNHQEPATWSQFMNVLQHDLPFIFGLFSKGQADTSAPDKVIVTLASCSGFEQSRLNTKTKALAELSQKHLGKSIEVSIEKNDGPADRTYGQQESRQKAEQAAAGHPMVQHAVRLFDADII; from the coding sequence ATGTCTTACCAGGTTCTGGCATTAAAATACCGGCCCCAGACATTTTCAGAAGTTGTTGGACAGGATCATGTCACCACGACCCTGACCAACGCCATTTCCGGAAACAGGGTCCCCCATGCCCTTCTGCTGGCAGGCCCCAGGGGCACCGGCAAAACCACCATTGCCCGCATCATGGCCAAGGCGATGACATGTCAGACCGGACCGACCCCGTCGCCATGCAATGAATGCAGAATTTGCAAAGACATTATCAACGGTCATTGTGCAGATGTGTTTGAAATTGACGGGGCCTCCAACAACAGCGTGGAGCAGATCCGTGAACTGAGGGACAATGTGGCCTACATGCCCTCTGCCGCCAGGTACAAAATCTATATCATTGATGAAGTCCACATGCTTTCGGTGGCCGCCTTTAATGCCCTGCTCAAAACCTTAGAAGAGCCGCCGGACCATGTTCTTTTCATCTTTGCCACCACGGAAGTCCATAAAATTCCGGCCACCATCCTGTCCCGGTGCCAGCGCCACGACCTGTCTCGAATTGCCTTGGACAAAATCAGCGACCACCTTGAGAATCTGTGCCGAAAAGAAGGCTATACGGTTGAACGAGAGGGGCTGGAATTAATTGCTTTAGAGGCAGACGGTTCCATCCGGGACGGCTTAAGCCTTTTGGACAGAATTCTTTCAGCCGGGCCTGAAAAAGAAATTGACCGGCAAATGATTGCCCAAAGGCTTCGAAGTACAGACCGGAGAATTCTTTTTTCCATATCTTCGGCCGTACTGGAAAGAAACGGGGCCCAACTCATTGATCTTGTCAGCAAAATTAATGATTCCGGTATGGACTTGAAAGAATTTTATTCCGGTATTATTGCCCAGTTCAGGAATCTGAACATCATCCGGCTGTGCGGAAAAGACAGCCCTGTGCTCAATATGATTGAAACGGAAAAACTTGAGCTTGACCAGATGTGCAAAAATTTTTCACCGGCCTATCTTGGGATGCTGCTGGATCTTCTTTTAAAGGAAGAAAGCATTGTGCGCTTTGCATCCCATACCCAGACCGCCGTGGAGATGGTGTTGCTTAAAATGATTCAGATTGAGCCTGAAACCCGGCTTGATGAAATTATTACCAAGGTGGATCTTTTAGCACGCCGGATGGAGAACCGCCTTGACCAAACCGGTGTGGATTCTCGCCCGTCACAATATGACAATCCGGCTCAGAAATCTGCCCAACCTGTCAAACAGATTCCCAATGACCAGCCCACCGAAACAGCTCCTTCAGCAGCCCCCCGGCCGATGCCGGAGCCTGTGTCCTATGAACCTGAACGGGAGCAGGCACCACCGCCGGATATCCCAACCGAGCCACCCGGTTCACCCGGGCCTGACACCCCTGTGCGTCAGGGGAAAAACCACCAGGAGCCGGCAACCTGGTCGCAGTTCATGAATGTACTTCAACATGACCTGCCCTTTATCTTCGGCTTATTTTCCAAGGGCCAGGCAGACACATCCGCCCCGGACAAAGTAATTGTAACCCTTGCATCCTGCTCCGGATTTGAACAATCCAGGCTCAACACCAAAACCAAGGCGCTGGCGGAACTGAGCCAAAAACATTTGGGTAAATCCATTGAGGTAAGCATAGAAAAAAACGATGGTCCGGCGGATAGGACTTACGGGCAGCAAGAATCCCGACAAAAGGCGGAACAAGCGGCGGCAGGCCATCCCATGGTCCAGCACGCGGTTCGTTTATTTGACGCAGATATCATATAA
- the gspG gene encoding type II secretion system major pseudopilin GspG, which translates to MILIEQIGIKFFRHYSRQIRNQAGFSFIELMVVVIILGILAGAIVPRYMDKADKAKVVKAQVDIAAIETSLKMYKLDNGFYPTTEQGLWALIEKPNTDPVPRSWNENGYFEKQRVPKDPWGNEYVYLCPGVHGTFDLMSYGADSESGGEGINADVTNWEVQE; encoded by the coding sequence ATGATATTGATAGAACAAATAGGCATAAAATTTTTCAGGCATTACAGCAGGCAGATCAGAAATCAGGCAGGGTTTTCCTTTATAGAACTGATGGTGGTCGTCATCATTCTGGGGATTCTGGCCGGCGCCATCGTGCCAAGGTATATGGATAAGGCGGACAAGGCAAAAGTTGTCAAAGCTCAGGTGGATATTGCTGCCATTGAAACCAGCCTTAAGATGTACAAATTGGATAATGGATTTTACCCCACAACGGAACAGGGCCTTTGGGCCTTGATCGAAAAGCCGAACACGGATCCTGTACCCCGCAGCTGGAATGAAAACGGTTATTTTGAAAAGCAAAGAGTGCCCAAAGATCCTTGGGGAAACGAGTATGTCTACCTGTGTCCCGGTGTCCACGGCACGTTTGATCTAATGTCATATGGTGCGGATTCAGAATCAGGAGGGGAGGGGATCAATGCGGACGTCACCAACTGGGAAGTGCAGGAATAG
- a CDS encoding prepilin-type N-terminal cleavage/methylation domain-containing protein, with protein MRTSPTGKCRNSSHGLTWLIDTPAQATAKCKSKCNSYKDLHINDSGFTFVELMVVVGIFTIVLLFSIPVFRQIHLTSNASDHAAGLIFFLENLKHRAMVENKNFTLHMDSGSGKIYVTDDTMDEDARQVALNNGVSLKGDLQLLNLEFPDDDTRPGDDKTICFFSKGYSDRALIHVREDSREMTIQLCMFQKKVHLIDQYVSYDDCI; from the coding sequence ATGCGGACGTCACCAACTGGGAAGTGCAGGAATAGCAGCCATGGGCTGACCTGGTTGATTGACACCCCTGCCCAAGCCACAGCAAAATGTAAAAGTAAGTGCAATTCTTACAAGGACTTACATATAAATGATTCCGGCTTCACTTTTGTTGAATTGATGGTGGTGGTGGGCATTTTTACCATTGTTCTGCTGTTTTCAATCCCAGTGTTTCGACAGATTCATTTGACTTCAAACGCCTCTGATCATGCAGCCGGTCTGATTTTTTTCCTTGAGAATTTAAAGCATCGCGCCATGGTGGAAAATAAAAATTTTACTCTTCATATGGATTCGGGCTCCGGAAAAATTTATGTGACGGACGATACAATGGATGAGGATGCGCGGCAGGTTGCCCTGAATAATGGCGTATCCCTGAAGGGTGATCTGCAATTGCTTAATCTGGAATTTCCGGATGACGACACCAGGCCCGGAGATGACAAAACCATCTGTTTTTTCAGCAAAGGGTATTCAGACCGGGCCCTGATTCATGTCCGGGAAGATAGCCGGGAAATGACCATTCAACTTTGCATGTTCCAGAAAAAAGTTCACCTGATCGACCAATATGTTTCCTATGATGACTGCATATAA
- a CDS encoding prepilin-type N-terminal cleavage/methylation domain-containing protein: MMTAYNWHFIAACRSGDAGPCQRQTGFTLIEVIVAMAIIATVMVALFRMQSGTINLAGADDFQTTARYLAAKALAQIELSINDPELKGEFDQAFKGYAWHGEVTDINANFSDSMPDLADKVGTLKKIDLTITREQGDRSYHVETFRYDPAS, translated from the coding sequence ATGATGACTGCATATAATTGGCATTTCATAGCAGCCTGTCGATCCGGGGATGCCGGCCCCTGTCAGAGGCAGACCGGCTTTACCCTGATCGAGGTAATAGTGGCCATGGCCATTATTGCAACGGTTATGGTGGCATTGTTTAGGATGCAGTCCGGAACCATTAACCTTGCCGGAGCCGATGATTTCCAGACAACAGCCCGGTATCTTGCCGCCAAGGCTCTTGCCCAGATCGAGCTTTCCATAAATGATCCGGAGCTGAAAGGCGAGTTTGACCAGGCGTTTAAAGGGTATGCCTGGCATGGTGAGGTGACGGATATAAACGCCAATTTCTCTGATAGCATGCCGGATTTGGCCGACAAGGTCGGCACATTGAAAAAAATTGATTTAACAATAACACGGGAGCAGGGGGACCGGTCCTATCATGTTGAAACATTCAGATATGACCCTGCAAGTTAG
- a CDS encoding prepilin-type N-terminal cleavage/methylation domain-containing protein — protein MEGFILNLGLNRTDCGFTLVEVMVALFIFSFVMVMLFSSFNSFISTGQSIAYGIDYNERARDAFRRILDDLTDIYVPEFRIISAQNSVEDQDVDTLQMTGGESSVGGETFSTLEFACLSGLQTGRSRPPGVVRVTYYVRKNSRELFDLCRAERPIDSDRDTDPCLDPVLAENITGFAIDFVDAQLNEYQDWDADKDDDGASIPCVLNIRLALGRENKEKVFETAVVLPVQELAGE, from the coding sequence ATGGAAGGTTTTATTTTGAACTTGGGCCTTAACCGAACAGACTGCGGATTCACCTTGGTGGAGGTGATGGTGGCCCTTTTTATTTTTTCATTTGTTATGGTCATGCTGTTTTCATCTTTTAATTCATTCATATCCACAGGGCAGTCCATTGCATACGGTATTGACTATAATGAACGGGCCAGGGATGCATTCAGACGGATTTTGGATGATTTGACCGATATCTACGTGCCGGAATTCAGGATAATCAGTGCTCAGAACAGTGTCGAAGATCAGGACGTGGATACGTTGCAAATGACCGGTGGTGAGAGCAGCGTAGGAGGAGAGACGTTTTCCACCCTTGAATTTGCCTGTCTTTCAGGACTTCAGACGGGCCGCAGCAGGCCGCCTGGTGTCGTTCGTGTGACCTATTATGTTCGAAAAAACAGCCGGGAATTGTTTGATCTTTGCCGGGCTGAGCGTCCCATTGACAGTGACAGGGACACAGACCCGTGCTTAGATCCGGTCCTTGCAGAAAATATTACCGGATTTGCCATTGACTTCGTTGATGCTCAGCTCAACGAATACCAAGATTGGGATGCGGATAAAGACGATGACGGCGCATCCATTCCTTGTGTGTTGAATATCAGGTTGGCCCTGGGACGTGAAAATAAAGAAAAAGTATTTGAAACTGCGGTGGTTTTACCGGTACAGGAGCTGGCCGGTGAATAA